Proteins from a genomic interval of Indicator indicator isolate 239-I01 chromosome 19, UM_Iind_1.1, whole genome shotgun sequence:
- the LOC128973502 gene encoding protein C19orf12-like, with the protein MPIDVCDVMALFLHLAKAKGMKAAAIRSGQGALVASASTFAGGLLAGPVGLAVGGALGGILGGWMTAGQFKPVPQILMELPPSEQQKLYDEAVVILRNLDWMDVAQLTALVMGNANLQQKLTELLINYFSKELNVKMKYSK; encoded by the exons ATGCCCATCGATGTTTGTGATGTGATGGCCCTGTTCCTCCATCTCGCTAAGGCGAAGGGCATGAAAGCTGCTGCCATACGCTCTGGTCAAGGAGCACTTGTGGCAAGTGCATCAACCTTTGCTGGGGGGCTGTTGGCAGGTCCAGTTGGCCTTGCTGTAG gAGGAGCACTTGGTGGAATTCTTGGTGGCTGGATGACTGCAGGACAGTTCAAGCCAGTCCCTCAAATTCTAATGGAACTGCCTCCATCTGAGCAGCAGAAACTCTATGATGAAGCTGTTGTTATTCTCAGGAACTTAGACTGGATGGATGTTGCTCAACTGACTGCTCTTGTAATGGGAAATGCTAATCTTCAGCAGAAACTGACAGAACTGCTGATAAATTACTTCTCCAAAGAGCTAAATGTAAAGATGAAGTATAGTAAATAA
- the LOC128973420 gene encoding protein C19orf12 homolog gives MPINIDDVMQLFCHLSQLKGMKAAVKHSGRGALLAGASAFIGGLMGGPPGIAVGGALGGILGGWMTAGQFRPVPQILMELPPSEQQKLYDEAVVILRNLDWTDVAQLTALVMGNANLQQKLTAVLINYFSKELRAEIQYGE, from the exons ATGCCCATCAACATCGACGATGTGATGCAACTTTTCTGCCATCTCTCTCAGCTGAAGGGGATGAAAGCTGCTGTCAAACACTCTGGTCGAGGAGCACTGCTAGCCGGTGCATCAGCGTTTATTGGGGGTCTGATGGGAGGTCCACCTGGAATTGCTGTAG gAGGAGCACTTGGTGGAATTCTTGGTGGCTGGATGACTGCAGGACAGTTCAGACCAGTCCCTCAAATTCTAATGGAACTGCCTCCATCTGAGCAGCAGAAACTCTATGATGAAGCTGTTGTTATTCTCAGGAACTTAGACTGGACTGATGTTGCTCAACTGACTGCTCTTGTAATGGGAAATGCTAATCTTCAGCAGAAACTGACAGCAGTGCTGATAAATTACTTCTCCAAAGAGCTAAGAGCAGAGATACAATATGGAGAATAA